aacaagctgctgcgggtctcttggcggctccgctgtcccccggctcgtagccagatcaccggcggtgaccggcggtctcgccggctCGGCGTTACGTAGCGCAGCTAGCCGGCACTActggtgatctggctacgagccgggggacagcggagccgctgagagacctttcgcctttcaactttcgctctaaactatttaaaacaccgtctacagctaaagagagtttcgcgtctgcagcagccatgttggatccggaaaactacaagcttccgtctgctgagtagtacgcgtcatcgtcttgccgtccctccccgctctgtgattggatccctaaaacagggctaagaaacctctctggttgccagaccgtctggaggttcgaaattaaattcgagcgcgcaaggcagtctgggtatacccaggctaggccTCATCAGGGACATGGTCTGATGCTGCAATCCCACACAGCACCATCACAGCACACAGAATAATCATGTTTTCAAGGCTTTTCCTTTGGTGTTTCCACTCCTGTGAATCAGTAACTGGgctcatgatttttttaaatcaatattacaaaagaaggggtgaatgtttgaaataaatacaagaaaGAGTACTCTCTGACTTCATGGCAAGctttcaatgtttttaaattcattacTGAAACTTTAATCCACTTCATCACATCCCACAAACATCAGTGACAGTTGCAGTTTGTCCTATCATGTTAAACACATATTATaaaatcaaaacttaaaaagCAAATATTGGGAAACATTCACTGAGTTGGTATACCTACATTTTATCTCTCCGATAGGCTGTACGTTTAAAACAGAggacatgtttaaatgtgttcaaaatgtttgacATTTGCAAACCAAACATGACAGGATTCAAAAGTGGCGGTATGATGAGAAAATACAGAGACAGAATGATACGCAGCACACTGGGTACACTGCTCATATCAAATCTACTCTGAAGGATTTCAAAACAGCAGGCAAAAGAAAAGTTGAGCAGAGAAGCAAGGTGAGGTGTGCAGGTACTTACAGCTTTCTGTCTTGTCTGTTTGGagccagaaaaacacactttgagAATTTTAACATAAGAAAAAAGGATTGGAAGCAGAGGGACTAAGATGGCAAGAACAGTACCAAACAGTCCATAAATGTGATTAACTTTTGTGTCAGAACAGGCCAACTTAACAACAAGGTAGTTACggcaaaataaactgtttatgaTGTTTCCACAACGTGTCAAACGGATGTTTAACGATAACATAATCAGGAACATCAGAACACAGTACAAccatataacaataataaagataactgcttttttaaatgtcatacgTGTGTTATATTGCAGAGGACAACAGATAGCAAGATATCTGTCATAAGACATGACGGCTAAGTTACATATTTCTATACAAACATATGTATGCAAACAAAAaatctgcaggaaacaaaaagaagcagaaaCAGTGTGAATGTCAGAGAGGATCTGAACCAGAAGGAATGGAAACAACCCTGTACTACCATACAGTTCATTTACAAATAGgctgcacagaaaaatgtacataGGTTCATGTAAGCTTCTGTTTATACAGATAACCACAATCAGAGAAGTGTTGACACTAAAAATAACAAGGTACAACATTGCAGTTATCATAAAAcacatgtattttaaatttCCAACATGCAAATAAGCTCCAAGAACTAAATAAGACAAAGTTGAATTCAACATAATTCTTTACGGTAAAAGGTATCTACAAAGAGAAATGACAACAATCTCTCAAGCAGCTGAGACtctcactcagtgaatgtttcAATAAGTATAAATCACATCACACACAGTAGAGTGTTTGTTACCTGTTGCTCTGCAGAAGCTGCAGTCACTTCTGTCAGCTGCAGAAACATGCAACTGCATTTATACCTGTTAAGAACAGAACAATCACACAGCCAGTCCGCTCAGCCTGCCCATCAACACATTCTGAGACCCTGCAACAGTCATTGGGCTCCAGACTGGAACGTAACTGGTCATATATGCTGTTACATTTTGAGGGTGTGTGATTTAGAATTACACGTGGTTGCACAAATGTTCCTGATGATGACGAGAAGCATCCATTATCCAATCTGCCCCAAACCTGAACACATCTGCATGTCAATATTGATGCATAaccttagcgccccctgctggcaacaatAACAAATGTCTTTTATACTTTAATATCCTGTTCATAACTCATGAACTGTTTTATCAGTCATCGAACATTTGTGGTGCATTCTTTTGGAAGGCTACAATAAACTCAGCAGAGAGTTCCCTTATACTCGGTGAGAATTTACCCTGCCACTCATAACCGCGATTTGAAGTTCTCCCTCGATCCACTGCCAAATTTTCCCCACGGTTCTTTGAATTCCATGCTGTAACCATAACTTCTCCCTCACCAAGAACCATTGTTGTTCTCTACCAACAAATGTCCCTTGGGGAGAATTTCTAGAGGAGCTTGACGTCCTCCTTTCAAACTTCCCTGAAGAGGGTCACCACTTGTTCTTCTTGGCGAATTCAACATCCAGCTCGAGAAGTCACTAGACTTACTCCTTCTACTCTCTTCCTTCGCTCTTTTTCTCACTCCATCACCACTTGCTCATAAAGCTGGCAACCACCTTGATCTCACATTCACCAGGCAACTGCTCTACCACAAACCTTGCTGTAACCCCACTTCATGTCTCTGATCACTACTTCATCAatttctcactctcactctcccGACATGCAGGAACAGTTCTCATCGACAGACACTGTCGTAacctttgctctctctctccaactGCTCTGGCCTCTTCTGTTCTTTCCTCCCTTTCTTCATCCGACTCATTCTCACCTCTGTAGCCTAACTCTACAACCAACACTCTCCTCTctaccctctcctcctctcttcactcGCTCTGTCCTCTTACTCCTCGGAAAGTGCACAAGTCCTCCCCTACCCCTTGGTTGTCGGTGCATGCCACCAGAGCTTCTCTATGGGCATCAGAAAGGCAAAGGCAGAAATCTAAACACCCTGAGGACCTTTGCAACAACCAATCACTTCTTGCTACTTTCTCATCCTTGATATCCACAGaaaaaaagctctttctatcAGACCAAGATCCAATCCTCTTTTTCCAAACCGAATAAGCTATGGACCTCCTTCCGTTCCTCTCCCATCTAATCAACACTTCCTTGATTACTGGCTGATTTCCTAGCTCTCTGAAAgaagcaagggtgaatcctctcctaaagaaaTCCACCCTCGACCCTAGTGGACAACTACACTGCCGTGCAAAGGCAAAAGACCTTAACTTcaattttggtcaaaaatgagttattgtcatttttagaaCAATGGACATCAGTTTTATCATGTGGCAAAATATCTTGGgtcaattttgttgttttctggtAAAAAATAACATGTTATTTTGCCGTAACTTCCAAAAGCAGAGGGAAAGCAAAGACAGAAGCCCTTAACATCAGTTGTGGTCTTTTAGCTTTGTTACGCTGCACTCTGGAATGCTGGAATTAAGTTACAGCGGAGTTAAGGGACTCTGCCTTTGTTTTACCAAGCACTAATGTTAAGATTCTATTTACCACGCTGGAGTTAAGGTGTTATGCCTATGATATATTGTATGTAATTGAAGCACTTTGCCACACACCGCAACATTAATAAATTGTTTCAGTACTTCTACAATACAATCTAGCATTAAGAATGGCCTATTCTCGAGGGAAGATGATGGTGGATATGGCTTTGAAGCGTAAACACGAAGATCAAGGTAAGGATGATATGGAtacatgaaatatatatatatatatatatatatttagataagCGATTTACTTCAGGTTGTGTGCAATTCAGGTAGCtttgttagctagctagcgaTACAAACTTGGGCTAAGCCAGGCTActtgacacacaaaaacaactgttCCCGATCCACAAACTTGAAGCTACATGATAGATTGTGTGTCAGCAGTTAGACACCATAAATCAAAAGCCTGGGTACTAGTATATAGCCTACGACAAGTTTTCTCGTGCCATACAGTGTGGCTGCCTGACTGACACTGACAGAAAACAACGTAGCTTACATGAGGGGGCTCCGGCAAGGAGAAAAAATAGCAGGCGAACACAAACTAACCCAGCAGATATAGTTAACTTAGATCGCAACTTACCTTTTTACGAAAACATCATCCAGTGAGAAGACAACTCCATTGTTTAAATCCATCACGAGTTTTTCAGCAAGCCCATTTGAAGTATAATTATATGCAAGCAAGCTAACTAGCTTAATCTATCGAAATAGTTATCGTCCAGAGGCTGTCATTTAATTGAGTTGAGTCATTCAAGTGCTGGTTGCAAAATATTTCACTCCCATACGAACAATTAAATACACAGCATGCCCTTAAGTCCATAGGTCGATGTCCCTTTGATTTGTCAAGAAAGAAAACCATTTTTCGAATCCATATGTGACCTCTCGTGAGGATCCTCAGTCGATACCGGCACATAGCGCTAGACAGTCAATTCGCTGTGCACGTAACTTAGGCTATATTATGCTTAGATGAGTGAATGAGATGAATGATCCTGTAATTGCATACGTTTCCAAAAGCATGGCTAGGCttaggtttcttcttcttcggtCAAGATTTAAGACGGTTTACATCCATGACATAAGCAATTGATAATGTAGGAAATAGCAGAGAATTGTACATAATAATTTGCATGGATGTACCAAAGCATTTGTAACTTCTTCAAAGAAAtgagaaactgtttttttttttttttggtatgcACAAGTGACACAATGATGTGAAGATTAAACAAGTAGTTTTGAGAATTTCAATTCTGATCTGAGAAAtgtaccaaagcgactgagaaaaactaatGCACAAGTTTCACCAGTATTAAATACTAAAATTAAGACTATGAACAGGGGTTACAAATTGTTTCATATTAGTTAAGCTTCCATGCTTGCCCATGTATCAGCCCACAACCCAGATCCAGTTCTTCCACCAGCCAAACCAGCCTCAGCCCCAGAGAACCCACTGGTGTCTGTCCTTGGTGAAGCAcactctcctgctcctccatcaGAGACCAGACATATACCACCAATGAGGGGACCATGTGGAGTCAAATGCCGAAGGCAGTGCTCTGGAAAGTTTTCAGAAGACAGGCGGCACAGAAACGGGCCTTTGTTTTCGCATCAGTCAGCCAGGTTCCAACAGAAAAGGTCTGTGCCAATCCCAGTCGGCGGCGAGGCAGGTCTTTTGTGTATAGGCTGCAGGATACCCACAAGACCCCGCAGCTGGTGTGCAAGCTCTTTTATCTCTCCACACTAGGCTATCATCCCACCAATGATAGCATTGTTCTCTCAGTCATGGGGAAGGAAATAACAACTGCTCTAGCTCCACCCAACGATATGAGAGGGAGACATGAGCCTGCCAACAAGCTGAACTTGCAACCATTAATTGACCACATCGAATCCTTCCACCCATCAGTCAGCCACTACCGAAGGGAGCATGCACCATTCCGGCGCTATCTCCCAAGTGATGTCACGGTCAAGCTTATGTTTGCCGACTTCATTGCAAAGGGGAACCGGTGCTCTTATGAAGCTTACCGTAAACCAGTGAAGTCGAAGAACATCAGCTTTACCAAGCTTGGAGAAGAGGAGTGTGAGACCTGTTTGCTTCAGGACCAGCATGTGAGGGTTGATCACCAGGGGGAGGCTGCAGAAAACTGCCCTCAGTGCGAGAGGTGGCATGAACACCAAGTTGAAGCAGCTGAGACCCGACTGCACTACAGGTCAGATGCAGACAAAGATTGGCCTGATGACACATCTGTCAGAAGCGTTGACCTGCAAAAAGTGATCATGCTCCCACGCATGCCAGGTGTGAAGTCTGCAGTGTTCAGCCGGCGGCTATCAACATACcataacgcctggattccactggatgcgtaacgactccgacaggggtctgtccgcaacggctgcgtatctacgcagtccgtcaacacccaccggatccgtctgtgtcggagctgttgcggacagcagagtcccgaggacgcacgagatctcgcgaattcacgcctaatcaattgatataactggaagataatcaacatctcctcgttaatgactggagacaaatccagcgactccgtcttaacgagcgctaacgaggtcggccggcttgttaacgagccggccgacctcgttagcgaacccgaggtattttattttgaaaatataccaatgttttattttgtgtctgtgcaagacttcctgtcccgaacgatctgctctgtgctgaatttatgcgtagtgctccgtcgtccgacaaaaatagaagctctgcgcaagtgttgcgagggctgtcggatggccctgcgttgtcggactcattacgcagcggatctgcagtcggtggaatctcacacattgattataatgggtgcgtaacggctccgacgacggatctgcagccgttacgcatccagtggaatccaggcgtgaGACCTTCGCGTCAGTGggcaaaaagcaaaacaaaaaaaaaaacatctccatTGTCTGGCATGAGGGAATCGCAGGGAGGAATGCCAGTGAAATCACATCGGCATATGCAGCAGCACTGGAAAAAGAGCGGAACATCAGGCATATTGTGTACTGGGTGGATAATTGCAGCGCCCAAAACAAAAActggtgtttgttttcttcacttttgaCCCTTGTGAACTCTGAAACAATATCAGCTGACGATGTTACGTTGAAGTTTTTTGAGCCGGGCCACACATTTATGAGCGCTGACAGCTTTCACCATGGTGTGGAACAGGAAATGAGGCGCAGACCTGGGGGAGTAGTTCTTGATTTTGACGACTTTTTGTCAGTGGTGGCCAATTCCAACTCTAGGAAAGTGGAGGTGGTGGAGTTGAAGAACAACAACATCAGGGCCTGGGTGGATGGTCATTCTgcagccaaaacaaaaaaaatacccagGCTGGCTGAACTGAAAGTGGTGCAAATGCGGTGTGGGTCAAGATCCATGTTTGTGAAGAAATCCCATGGGGAGGAGGACTTCATAGAGCTGGACTTCCTGCAAAACAAGTTCAGACAAACCATTCCAACCACCTTGAGGCTGCAAGACTTGGGTGTGGAGGAAGCCAAGAAGACAGAGATTCTAAAGAATCTTCTTCCCCTCATGCCCCCTACCAGGAGGTTTTTTCTGGAGCTCCTTGGCAGTCAGAAACCTCCATGAGGACGAAGAATAAGCCCATCTGCCCTTCTGTGGACTGATTtccagactctctctctctctctctctctctcaattcagtTAAATTCAAGAatgctttattggcatgacaagTTCACTCATATTGCAAAAGCAGTTATACATAGATCTGAGTATACACATACATGTTAATAGATTAAGATAAATAAgtatgatgttgatgatgatggtgtgtgtgcgtgcgtgcgtgtgttgtgtgtgtgtctgtctctctctctctctctccctcccttaaCTCACATTAAATTGTTACATTTGTTCCTCGTACCACCGGACtttgtcattgttttatgttatgCTGTCCTATTCTTTTACATGGACTCGTAACAGgtactaaatatttttttccattctgTCAAGGAAAATGCATATTCCTATGTGTTTTATCAGAAAAGGGTAAATGGT
This is a stretch of genomic DNA from Centropristis striata isolate RG_2023a ecotype Rhode Island chromosome 4, C.striata_1.0, whole genome shotgun sequence. It encodes these proteins:
- the LOC131970718 gene encoding olfactory receptor 4E2-like; its protein translation is MLNSTLSYLVLGAYLHVGNLKYMCFMITAMLYLVIFSVNTSLIVVICINRSLHEPMYIFLCSLFVNELYGSTGLFPFLLVQILSDIHTVSASFCFLQIFCLHTYVCIEICNLAVMSYDRYLAICCPLQYNTRMTFKKAVIFIIVIWLYCVLMFLIMLSLNIRLTRCGNIINSLFCRNYLVVKLACSDTKVNHIYGLFGTVLAILVPLLPILFSYVKILKVCFSGSKQTRQKAVSTCTPHLASLLNFSFACCFEILQSRFDMSSVPSVLRIILSLYFLIIPPLLNPVMFGLQMSNILNTFKHVLCFKRTAYRRDKM